The following coding sequences lie in one Haemorhous mexicanus isolate bHaeMex1 chromosome 10, bHaeMex1.pri, whole genome shotgun sequence genomic window:
- the PTMA gene encoding prothymosin alpha isoform X1 produces MSDAAVDTSAEISAKDLKEKKEVVEETENGRDAPANGNAENEENGEQEADNEVDEEEEEGGEEEDEEEEGDGEEEDGDDDDEAEGATGKRAAEDDEDDDVDPKKQKTDEDD; encoded by the exons ATGTCCGACGCGGCCGTGGACACCAGCGCTGAAATCTCCGCCAAG gatctaaaagagaagaaggaagttgttgaagaaacagaaaatggcaGAGATGCACCAGCCAACGGCAATGCT GAGAACGAGGAAAATGGAGAGCAGGAGGCTGACAACGAAGTAGacgaagaggaggaggaaggtggtgAAGAAGAGGACGAGGAGGAAGAGGGTGATG gtgaggaagaggatggtGATGATGACGACGAAGCTGAGGGAGCCACAGGCAAACGGGCAGCTGAGGATGATGAG GATGACGACGTCGATCCCAAGAAGCAGAAAACCGATGAAGATGACTag
- the PTMA gene encoding prothymosin alpha isoform X3: protein MSDAAVDTSAEISAKDLKEKKEVVEETENGRDAPANGNAENEENGEQEADNEVDEEEEEGGEEEDEEEEGEEEDGDDDDEAEGATGKRAAEDDEDDDVDPKKQKTDEDD, encoded by the exons ATGTCCGACGCGGCCGTGGACACCAGCGCTGAAATCTCCGCCAAG gatctaaaagagaagaaggaagttgttgaagaaacagaaaatggcaGAGATGCACCAGCCAACGGCAATGCT GAGAACGAGGAAAATGGAGAGCAGGAGGCTGACAACGAAGTAGacgaagaggaggaggaaggtggtgAAGAAGAGGACGAGGAGGAAGAGG gtgaggaagaggatggtGATGATGACGACGAAGCTGAGGGAGCCACAGGCAAACGGGCAGCTGAGGATGATGAG GATGACGACGTCGATCCCAAGAAGCAGAAAACCGATGAAGATGACTag
- the PTMA gene encoding prothymosin alpha isoform X2, with translation MSDAAVDTSAEISAKDLKEKKEVVEETENGRDAPANGNANEENGEQEADNEVDEEEEEGGEEEDEEEEGDGEEEDGDDDDEAEGATGKRAAEDDEDDDVDPKKQKTDEDD, from the exons ATGTCCGACGCGGCCGTGGACACCAGCGCTGAAATCTCCGCCAAG gatctaaaagagaagaaggaagttgttgaagaaacagaaaatggcaGAGATGCACCAGCCAACGGCAATGCT AACGAGGAAAATGGAGAGCAGGAGGCTGACAACGAAGTAGacgaagaggaggaggaaggtggtgAAGAAGAGGACGAGGAGGAAGAGGGTGATG gtgaggaagaggatggtGATGATGACGACGAAGCTGAGGGAGCCACAGGCAAACGGGCAGCTGAGGATGATGAG GATGACGACGTCGATCCCAAGAAGCAGAAAACCGATGAAGATGACTag
- the PTMA gene encoding prothymosin alpha isoform X4 — translation MSDAAVDTSAEISAKDLKEKKEVVEETENGRDAPANGNANEENGEQEADNEVDEEEEEGGEEEDEEEEGEEEDGDDDDEAEGATGKRAAEDDEDDDVDPKKQKTDEDD, via the exons ATGTCCGACGCGGCCGTGGACACCAGCGCTGAAATCTCCGCCAAG gatctaaaagagaagaaggaagttgttgaagaaacagaaaatggcaGAGATGCACCAGCCAACGGCAATGCT AACGAGGAAAATGGAGAGCAGGAGGCTGACAACGAAGTAGacgaagaggaggaggaaggtggtgAAGAAGAGGACGAGGAGGAAGAGG gtgaggaagaggatggtGATGATGACGACGAAGCTGAGGGAGCCACAGGCAAACGGGCAGCTGAGGATGATGAG GATGACGACGTCGATCCCAAGAAGCAGAAAACCGATGAAGATGACTag